Proteins co-encoded in one Myotis daubentonii chromosome 8, mMyoDau2.1, whole genome shotgun sequence genomic window:
- the MTG2 gene encoding mitochondrial ribosome-associated GTPase 2 isoform X1 — MMPGRLLSAGSRSTLEGLGRWTLAPQAALGRLLQCTAPRLLSLSCADCAKEPSRKKLLSEKKLKRHFVDHRRVLVRGGRGGDGVSCFHSEPRKEFGGPDGGDGGNGGHIILRVDRQLKSLSSVLSQYQGFDGEDGGRKNCFGRNGALLYVQVPMGTLVKEGNKVVADLSHPGDEYVAALGGAGGKGNRFFLANDNRAPVTCTSGEPGQERELFLELKTMAHAGMVGFPNAGKSSLLRAISNAKPAVAAYPFTTLNPHVGIVHYEDHQQVAVADVPGIIRGAHQHRGLGVAFLRHIERCGFLLFVVDLAVPEPWAQVEDLKYELDKYKQGLSERPHVVVANKIDLPQARANLPALQARLGEKAIALSAVTGENLEELLLRIKELHDEHAAANLAQGRQPLRW; from the exons ATGATGCCTGGGAGGCTGTTGTCCGCAGGATCGCGGAGCACGTTGGAGGGCCTGGGGCGCTGGACTCTGgccccacaggcagccctgggccggCTTCTGCAGTGCACTGCCCCCCGGCTGCTCTCGCTCAGCTGTGCGGACTGTGCCAAGGAACCCTCCAGAAAGAAACTGCTCTCCGAGAAGAAACTG aaaaggcattttgtGGACCATCGCCGGGTGCTTGTCCGAGGGGGACGCGGAGGTGACGGGGTGAGCTGCTTCCACAGTGAGCCCCGGAAGGAGTTTGGGGGTCCCGATGGTGGCGATGGAGGCAACGGTGGCCACATCATCCTGAGAG TTGACCGACAACTCAAGTCATTGTCCTCGGTCCTGTCCCAGTACCAGGGCTTTGATGGAGAAGACGGTGGCAGGAAAAACTGCTTCGGGCGAAATGGCGCTCTCCTCTATGTCCAG GTCCCCATGGGCACGTTAGTAAAGGAGGGAAACAAAGTTGTGGCTGACCTCTCACACCCCGGGGATGAGTATGTGGCCGCTCTGGGCGGGGCAGGAGGAAAGGGCAACCGCTTTTTCCTGGCCAACGATAACCGCGCGCCTGTCACCTGCACCTCCGGGGAGCCTGGGCAGGAGCGGGAACTCTTCCTGGAGCTCAAGACCATGGCCCACGCTGGCATG GTCGGATTCCCCAATGCAGGCAAGTCCTCACTTCTCCGGGCCATTTCAAATGCAAAGCCCGCCGTGGCTGCCTACCCGTTCACGACCTTGAATCCCCACGTGGGCATTGTGCACTATGAGGACCACCAGCAAGTAGCAG TGGCCGACGTGCCGGGCATCATCCGAGGCGCGCACCAGCACCGAGGCCTGGGGGTGGCCTTCCTCAGACACATCGAGCGCTGCGGCTTCCTCCTGTTCGTGGTGGACCTGGCAGTGCCAGAGCCCTGGGCCCAAGTCGAGGATCTGAAGTACGAGCTGGATAAGTACAAGCAAGGCCTGTCTGAGCGCCCCCATGTCGTCGTCGCCAATAAGATTGACCTCCCTCAGGCGCGAGCCAACCTGCCCGCGCTGCAGGCCCGCCTGGGCGAGAAGGCCATCGCCCTGTCGGCGGTCACGGGTGAGAACctggaggagctgctgctgcGCATCAAGGAGCTGCATGATGAGCATGCGGCCGCCAACCTGGCGCAGGGCCGCCAGCCGCTCAGGTGGTAG
- the MTG2 gene encoding mitochondrial ribosome-associated GTPase 2 isoform X2, giving the protein MMPGRLLSAGSRSTLEGLGRWTLAPQAALGRLLQCTAPRLLSLSCADCAKEPSRKKLLSEKKLKRHFVDHRRVLVRGGRGGDGVSCFHSEPRKEFGGPDGGDGGNGGHIILRVDRQLKSLSSVLSQYQGFDGEDGGRKNCFGRNGALLYVQVGFPNAGKSSLLRAISNAKPAVAAYPFTTLNPHVGIVHYEDHQQVAVADVPGIIRGAHQHRGLGVAFLRHIERCGFLLFVVDLAVPEPWAQVEDLKYELDKYKQGLSERPHVVVANKIDLPQARANLPALQARLGEKAIALSAVTGENLEELLLRIKELHDEHAAANLAQGRQPLRW; this is encoded by the exons ATGATGCCTGGGAGGCTGTTGTCCGCAGGATCGCGGAGCACGTTGGAGGGCCTGGGGCGCTGGACTCTGgccccacaggcagccctgggccggCTTCTGCAGTGCACTGCCCCCCGGCTGCTCTCGCTCAGCTGTGCGGACTGTGCCAAGGAACCCTCCAGAAAGAAACTGCTCTCCGAGAAGAAACTG aaaaggcattttgtGGACCATCGCCGGGTGCTTGTCCGAGGGGGACGCGGAGGTGACGGGGTGAGCTGCTTCCACAGTGAGCCCCGGAAGGAGTTTGGGGGTCCCGATGGTGGCGATGGAGGCAACGGTGGCCACATCATCCTGAGAG TTGACCGACAACTCAAGTCATTGTCCTCGGTCCTGTCCCAGTACCAGGGCTTTGATGGAGAAGACGGTGGCAGGAAAAACTGCTTCGGGCGAAATGGCGCTCTCCTCTATGTCCAG GTCGGATTCCCCAATGCAGGCAAGTCCTCACTTCTCCGGGCCATTTCAAATGCAAAGCCCGCCGTGGCTGCCTACCCGTTCACGACCTTGAATCCCCACGTGGGCATTGTGCACTATGAGGACCACCAGCAAGTAGCAG TGGCCGACGTGCCGGGCATCATCCGAGGCGCGCACCAGCACCGAGGCCTGGGGGTGGCCTTCCTCAGACACATCGAGCGCTGCGGCTTCCTCCTGTTCGTGGTGGACCTGGCAGTGCCAGAGCCCTGGGCCCAAGTCGAGGATCTGAAGTACGAGCTGGATAAGTACAAGCAAGGCCTGTCTGAGCGCCCCCATGTCGTCGTCGCCAATAAGATTGACCTCCCTCAGGCGCGAGCCAACCTGCCCGCGCTGCAGGCCCGCCTGGGCGAGAAGGCCATCGCCCTGTCGGCGGTCACGGGTGAGAACctggaggagctgctgctgcGCATCAAGGAGCTGCATGATGAGCATGCGGCCGCCAACCTGGCGCAGGGCCGCCAGCCGCTCAGGTGGTAG